ATACAATGAAGAAGGTGAGTATAGGTTTAAGGCTTGATTATCCGTTTgattatacattatatatatatatacatacaataACTAGAGAAACCTAAAGTAAAGAAATGGAACAATTCTCAATTTGCATGGACTGTGAAGAAAGtctaatatatagttttatatgcAATATTATATTTCCTCAAGTCGCTCATAAACTTTCCCAATATTGAAACTTTACCGAATCTTCATAATTCCGTTATTGAGTTTTGCAAAATTGATGTGTACGTAGTATTTTATTTGGGCTTCATTTGTTGAATATTTCTTAATTAAACATGGTGCTTGGGCTTCGTTTTTACCTATTTTAAGCTATATATTATGGTCAGCGAATGCAGAattcattaaaattaaacacaacctttaaaaacttttttcGAGAAtccaaatcccttatatattaaaggagaagcattgtaataaatgcattcacactataatatacacgtggcagcctcacaatgatttgataataaatatgttaacgcgttcacactatattcataaatgtgttcacactatatacttttttattttttttaatataaaacttatGTGCATGGTTCAAATAAAActttggatttttcggttcgaatcaaaacaaataacaaatcaaaagctaaactatatatatatatatatatatatatatatatatatatatattatttttattgtttacggataaagttgggcaaaatatttataagttttgattcaattcgttatccgttttgatttgaaccaaaaaatatggACATCGtaactctacgaagcaaatcaactactaaaatacaattaaaaaaaacaaatcacaaataccaatatttttagaaacggatatcaaatttgatctgttatatgcatatatatacatatatgtacagaattatatatatatatatatatgttatatatattatagtttatataagttttacaatatttttatggattaaatttattatattaggtattaaaatttaaaaagttaaataatattttatttttgtaataaaatgttattattaaaattttcaattattttttaaattttattatatttacggatcaaatcagatattctttaaaattctaaatcatttcggATATCAGAGTCAaagcctttttaatttttaattaattttaattttatctttcatgtattatttagaacaaaaatgttatttaatactaattaacaatatatttatatatttatcatttatttttatatacttttacatacatatgcatgtgcaccttgatgtgaacACTGTGTAAGTATTTACCACCAGTGaagtatcaatttttttttggaagttgaaacattttttttcttaatgtttctttcactaccgaccaaattatagtaaaatgatttgtcttaataatttttttttcttgaactatTATCCATTTACAAActatgaaaccattggttcaACATGAcgattatctaaaatttataacatgaaaataaataaataataataatttttggattttaccgaaaaaaactaaaaaacaaacGTTCTAAcagaataaaccaaaataaatattaatttaaaataatggttacattttaggagattaaaaacaaaaaaataacttaaaaccgaaccgatatccagattaaatagatttgtttttttttattaaaaataacaaaactaataatcacatcccgcgcaaggcgcgggttattacctagttatatatatacaaacgtTACAAAGTTAATTCATACATGCAAAGCTAGTTGCACCCTTCACGTGCGGGAGAGGGATTGCTCCGACAAACCGGACACGAATTATGCAACTTGAGCCACGCATCGATACATTCGGCATGGAAACAATGTTCACATTCTGGTAAGCACCTAACAGTCTCTTTAGTTGCATATTCCGACAAACAAATGGAACATACAACATCATTTGACCCGGTCGGGAGTCTCTTACTCTCACCTAACTCAACTTTCTTGTATGACTCGATCGTAGATTCATCCAGACCCGTCCTCGTGATGACTTGGACGTCGCTTGATGGCTCCGGTGTTACGGCCATGGCGTGTTGTATCTGGGAAGAGACTCTCTCGGAACTGCAGAAGACAAGACCGACGCAGAAGCTCAAGGCGATGAGTGGGCCCATTAGAgagaggcagattatctttagTACTTGTAAGCTTGTATTGTGGAGTCCTGTTTTCAAAAGCAACAAAACTGGTCAAACGGTGCAacttgtgtatatatatgtataatataatgTACGATATTCTCTAGCTAGTATTTGCCTATTTTAAGATGTTATTGATTAATTATACAAAGTCAATGACTTAATGTGATTATAAAATGCCAACTTGAACAATTAACTAAACAATTCCTTGGGGTTGAAGCTTTCCACCATTAATGGATTAGTACCTGAGTTTACAGAACTGAAGCATTGgacttggcgtgtggtattgtTTATAAATCCACATCTTGAACCACTCCTCTCACAATATCCACAATCTGGCGAGTCCCATTTGAGCCACAGGTATTGTTGGTTGATGTCAGCATGGAATGAATACGGAAGATGTAACGTCTTAAAGACATGACAAGAAGACGGCATCGAACTGACCTGTTCCAACTCCGTGACAAAGAAGGAGGAAGTGGAATTACCAAGGCACTGGATGGATCTGAAAGATGGTGCGACATTCTCGTCTTTAGGACAGATCAAAACCGTGTAGCTGCGaggaagaaacagaaaaaaaggAGACCCTGAAGCGTTGAAGCTGAGGAGCTGTCTGGCTAAGCAGCTATCCGGGTCGCTGAGTCGAATACGCTGCCTTCTATAATCGATCTCTTGGACAATAAATGGTTTGGATTTAGGATTCTCTAAGGCTGTCTCGTTGCGATCagtacataagagtttgaatCCTGTGTCGCCACAGGACTCAGGTTGCTTGGGGGATAGCCAGAAAGGGAAACGGACGTCTATGTTCCCTCTTCCACAAGTAGATGTGTAGCAAGGATTTGGGTGTGAGGCGTTTAGAAGAGGAaatatgaagaagatgaagaggaggaggagaaggagaggGGTTTGTTTTGAGAAGGCCATAATGTGGCATGGCACTAAGGGATAGGTATAAGAATTCTTATTGCTACTTATAAATTCATAGAAAAAGTCagaacaatatataatatacatgaatCTAATAAGTcagaacaatatatataatacatgtatcttcttctttttttttgaacacatatAATACATGTATCTAATTTGGCATAGTTCTTATATTCATTGACATCGATACGTGTTCTAATATAAAATTAGTTCAACTATGAACTATCTcgcatcttatatattaaaacagaagtcacaaccttgattcatgtgtgatattttaaaaaatggactcTTTAGatgtttcatttatttcttaatAACATTTCTTAATCATTAATGgatcatttaatataatatcAATCGAATATCATAACAACTCTATTCTATATATCAGCTAAATTTATGAAATGATACACGTATCacataaaagaaattaaaatatgtcATCAAATCATGAGTGAACTATGTCAAAACTATGTAGCACATATGAACTTGTCGTGCTCTCTAATGACCATAGTTCATCaccttaagaaaatattataacagAAATATTAAATCacctaataaatatatacagaaccattattaaaatgaatcaccttaattttttaaaaatctctgtTACCTTAAAATGAACTCCTTATGGTGTCATGACTTCTAACAGATAAGAAGTTGTGATCTCTAATTTGGATCTATCGTTCATCACAAACGAATGAggattcaattttgtttttcaatacTTTCCAGTCCAGTTACTCAAGTACCTCAAATCAAtgtaatatgaaattttgttttttttttaaaaattagtctATCATAACATTGAAGTGTTGGATTTCCTAATACATGATTCATATTGATCATAAATTCATATtagttcatttaaaaaaaacccaATCGTACCTAACCGGTTCATAATAATGTTGACTATACAACcgattctaaatatatatatatatatatatatacaacctAAGCCAccaattttgaaaaacaaaaatctgttACAGTATAAGAATATACCTAAACAAAACGATTTATATGCcataaactttttatatttgtttataaatcagCCATAAAATCCTCATAAtgtatcttaaatatatattttaacagtAAATGATGAGCATAACTAAATCAAGTAAATCTTACCTATTAAAACATATCCATAAAcgtgttctattttattttaaattcacAAATCAGTTATCCTCAAATTCACATAATCAATCTATgcttatttacttttaataaatcaaacctACGGCAACTAAACTATTATGTTGTTACCATAAAATCctcattttcttttccttttatttttaaagcattCAAGCCTATggtattagtttttatatttgacgcaaaaacccaaatccaaagaAACAAACAGAATCCGATCAAAAAAAAGTAATACTGAAcccgattttttttattaaacatcCAAACTGGTTCAGATTTGaggtatttataaaatgaacTCCTTATGGTGTCATGACCTTCTAACAGATAAGAAGTTGTGATCTCTAATTTGGATCTATCGTTCATCACAAACGAATGAggattcaattttgtttttcaatacTTTCCAGTCCAGTTACTCAAGTACCTCAAATCAAtgtaatatgaattttttttttttttaaattagtctATCATAACATTGAAGTGTTGGATTTCCTAATACATGATTCATATTGATCATAAATTCATATtagttcatttaaaaaaaacccaATCGTACCTAACCGGTTCATAATAATGTTGACTATACAACcgattctaaatatatatatatatatatatatatatatatacaacctAAGCCAccaattttgaaaaacaaaaatctgttACAGTATAAGAATATACCTAAACAAAACGATTTATATGCcataaactttttatatttgtttataaatcagCCATAAAATCCTCATAAtgtatcttaaatatatatcaatactattaaaagggaaggagtctaaaaaaatctacttataaaagttgtttggaccctttcatttaactcattatttttttgtcttattttaaatttatactaacaatatgttaccatatatttctctaacaataatttagtcaattcttttatttatttaaatctcactcctaaatcctaatcattactattactatatttatcattttgatttttaatcgtaaaagtattgaaactaatgttttatattatcacttttatcatataatatatgatttaaagcaagataaattacaagacatatatgtgtacattctaacttcttctttcgtttataataaagtaatcatatcatatataaactttcccactaaaatctcatatcatatactaaactttcaaccgtctatagtttgataatattttcatatttaaaaatgatttttctgaatattcatgttaCCTTCACAAAAAGGAAGAAATTCATTGGTTCTATTAAGGCTAACCTGACTTCACGATATTAGTATTGattattcaagattttgaaaattatttgtttagatattatacttttatatacttttcacttaaaacgaatcaatactattaaaaaggaaagagttttagaaaatttaatataaaaaagttgttggagttatgtataactatttattatttttctgataatacattaatcattctaatcatacaatattttaaatatttttaacagatcttaatattattcTTTATGATACCTTtactcagaaaaatatttcatcaaccatgtttttgtacaataacgttaaaaatctatatcaaaaggttgttggacctgaTATGGACGTAATATATCCACATCTGTTCGGGTATTTAAGATCCTAAAcgaatttgaaatatatgaaaaatctgaaaaatatctgaaacacgaaaagtatttgaaactccaaacaaataccaaaaaagttcaaatacctaaaaatttaaaatcttattcaaaatctgacacgatgaactgaaaaatacccaaaattttatccaaatacctaattttttttttaatttgaaaaatttacctgaaatcaaaactcttatagtaaaccaaaaacttaaaaacaatattcataataccggaaacatattcggaatatccaaatatacctaataaacacatatttacgatcgggtctagggtaggacccggactcaaacaaagacctgcgggtaaaaaaaaaaccaataggttatcttctctggacctgaactaaacctataattttgggtcggttcggtttgtttttttgatccggatataattctcatgtcgaaaagaaacttacgtaaaagtgtacatataaaatctcaaataaactaatttgtagattatatagctgttaaaaattatatttttcgatataataaaactttgtattataatataatccaacaactccgcgctttccaagcgcgggtcaaaatctagtatatattattcTTACAAATCATAAGGTTGGCCTagtgtatatttttaattagttgTATATATTACATAGAAGAGGAAAAGAATTTGCATACCAGGACTCAGGTTGCTTGGGGGATAGCCAGAAAGGGAAACGGATGACTATGTTCCCACTTCCACAAgtagaagatgatgaagaggagaaggagaagggtttgTTTTGAGAAGGCTATAATGTGGTATGGCACTAAGGGATAGGTAGAAGAATTGTTAGTACTACTTATAAATTCATAGAAAAAGTAGACAATATATAATTTGGTATAGTAGTATGTAATGTACGACCCTATTCTTATTATGGTCGTTGACATGATATGTGTTAATACAATAAAACTATTTCAACTATCTCGCAGATTATTCTTACAAATGATAAGGTTGGCCTagtgtaattttttattatttccataTGTTACATAGAAgaggaaaaaaatatgaataccAGAAACTTGAAGCTTTTGGATTGTGAAAGAGTAGCTTCCACTAGTCTTTGTTATATTCATTTGTGCATGTGTTTTAAATAGAACAAGTTAACCTCTCTGACTAGTCTTGCAACACATTGTAAAGttgtaaaattatataagaaaagaGGAAAAGGATTTGCATACTAGAAATACTTCATAGGCTTTGTGTGAGTAACACATTGTGATCAGGGGACTCAGAGTAGCTGCGGGGAGATTGACCAGAAACTTGAAATATGAATATGTAAATTGTGAAAGTAAATTATTTAGTGTGTATGTGACACTTACCGTTTATTTGTGTTTACGTGAGACATACATCTACCGCTTTCCATGTAACTCTCATTTctcataataataaaaatcaagtatatGAAAAGCAACCTTGAAGACTCCAATTTACAAGTCAAAATGACAACAAAAaagagattaaaaacaaaacgaaCAAAGTAAAAAATTCCACCATGCTAGTCTAAATTACAAACTTCACTCAGCAAAATTACTTCACCCCACAAAATCCAAAAAAGGTATGTACATAAACAGAGGACTGACAAACGACAGAGGATCTTGAATCAGACACTACTAGTAGAACTTGGATGTGTCTCAAAAGAAGGAGGTGTATGAGAAGAAGGTGAACCAATGGAGCCACGAATCCTGAATATTTCAAGAACAATAAAAGCAAGTAATGTCACTGCCAAAACAAACCCATATCCAATTCTCCATCCATCTTCTCCACTATTAGCCATTCTAATTCCAAGAAGAATGTTCACTGCtccaaagaacaaagagattcTCCCGATCCAATGATGATACCAATTCCAGTATCTCCTCATCTTTGTCTCCTTGTGCGGCCGCGCAAAGAAAGCCAAAACCTACAAAACATATCATAAGCATGCATGTTCAACTAAAACTTGTAACCTATATTTAAAGACTTTGATTCTCAAACCTGAAGAATGCTGAGGATTAGAAGAAAGATCCCAATGCCACGATGTGCAGGTATATCTGGTTGGATCCTATTGTAAAGCCGAATCCCGAGAATAACAGCGGCTAAACCGAAGATAAAGCCCGTGAACTGGATACCGATGTGAAGATAATACCAAAGAGGGTCTCTATGTCTGAGATATCGCGCCAGGATTGCTCCTAGAGGAAGTAAGAAACCCCATCCGAGTATCGCCATTACTCCATGTTTTGTCTTCTCCGTAGAAGCTGGCGTTTCTTTGGACGTTACTCCATTTGCTGCATTGACCAAGAAAGAACACATGCACAAGAACATAAGTACGGCAACTTTCCTATTGTAGTAAGAATTTGCatgtaaaatatttgttttacaccattttagttttgtttctttataagATAATCACAAGTTATATGCACATGAAATATTAGTCTACCAAAATATGTTGTTAACTATAAAAGCAAACGCAAAATACAGATTATTGAGAAGATAGGGttacaattttgttttggtTGCATTAATTTTCATGTGTAATTGCAAACGCAAACGCAAACGCGCTTTTACAATTATCACATTTTCACGTTTTGTATTTACATTTTGCAATTGGCGTTTAATAACATAATCATGAAAAGCCAAGAAAGTCATGTTATGATCGTTACCTTTGGAGAAATCAACGATGACAGTAGTTTTATCATCATGCTTACTCAAACGACCCAGCTTCGAAGGATAAGCTGAGCTAAACGCTAGAATCACTGCTCTACGAGGAACTTTAACGGTAAACTTCACCTGAAAAGCCAAATAAATCATTGCTCCGTGAAGAGCCACCACGGGAGGAACTTTCTGTAACTGTAACTCTCCCTGATCCGGCACAACTTGATCTCTCTCTGTTCCTTGGAGATAGTACTGTTTGATTTTAGCATGACCCTTCTTCGTAATCCACCCCACCATCGCGCTCGATCCCACCATCCTCCCGTCTCTGGAGAATCCGACTCCGACCCACCCGGTTGTATACAGAGCCGAGACTATGATCGTCATCACATTGTCTCTGTTTTCAGAGTACTGccaaaaaaaagattgtttCTTTTGCCTGCTTTTGAGTGATGAATGTGTAAAGGAATGGTTTTTAAAAGTTTACCCTTAAGACGAATGTGTTCCAGAGAGGTGTACAGGGCATGGAGTCGGAGATGTTGCTGTACGGTGGTGGGAGGAAGTCAGATAAACGAGTTGCGAAACAGAGGTTTTGGGTTGAGTCGTTGATGAAGTTGACGTCATCTGCTAGTAGAAAAGGAAGATCTTGTCCGAGTAGAAGACAGAGGATGTAGAATCCGACGAGGGTTCTCATGGCCAAAGTTGAAGCAGAGACGAGAGGAGTAAAGATGGATGCAATTTTggtgaggaggaagaagaagaagaagagtgattgAGTTTGGTGGTGAAAGTGGTTGGAGATGGCGATCAATCATAATCACCAAATTGTGTTTTTAATCTTTTCCTTCGATTGGATTTTGAGAAAGATGCTTGGAGTTGATGTTTTCACTGGTGGAGTATCGGACAAGTTATGTCCCCTCTGTCACTAAACCGACACGTGAACCGACAGAAAATATACCAAAAGTAATATGCTTTTTGCCAGTTAAAACAATTGTCAATTGCTATATGAGGTTGaaaaaatagtgaaatcttTATAAAGATAATTGAGAATCTGGAGTTTTACTTTGCTTATTTTGAGGAAAAGATGACAGAGATGGGAGTAGGGTCCTAACTGGACCAGACTGGGAAGTGGATCAGTCATAGTCTGAATCATTACTCATTAGGTACATTTGGTCAGTATGGTCCCCTTAGGCGATATTGTAACAGAACTTAAAAACAAAGTAAACTATAACAATTaagttaataattaaataactttTCAGTTTAGTTTATAAAACTTTCATTAGTGTGGTACAAAAATCTTTGCCGCCTCAATGATTATAAGTTTATCACCAATCATGTACAGACgtatttaattattgtttgtttgtttttgtttttgggttACGATTTTGCATGTGTTAATGTTCATGTTTATTTTGTATTCTTCCATATGAACCAACAATCTTCTatcattttagaaaatttatttgtttagtataaacgtcagaaaaaacataaatttccCGTTTGTATCTCATATTTTCCTGCATATTCCACAGAAACATTTATTAggaaattgaaatttttgtatgttttagaaatgtaaaaacAACTTTTTGATTAAAGTATTAATAGTTTAACCTTAGTGTAATCATCAAGGGGATGTAGCTCATATGGTAGAGCGCTCGCTTCGCATGCGAGAGGCACGGGGTTCGATTCCCCGCATCTCCATTTTTagaaatttctttattttaacgCCTCTGCTTTGTCTTCTTTTTGCATATTCTCCATTGGTAAAGAGGCCTGCCCACTAATTATAAGGCCCAATATAAGACATCGGGCCCATAACACTTGATTAGTGATTAATTCTCTTTCGGACAGTAATGCGTTAAGACAAAAGGGGACAAAACTTGACCTTTATGTCCGAGTCACGACACTCGAGTGACACTTCCGTTACAATAAACGAAAACATTTTCTTCTCCACCACACGATTTCTATGCTAATCAGCTTAAGAATTAGATTAATGCAAGAAATCTTTACCCCAGTTTGGAGAATCTCTCTTCGCCAAGTCTCTCCACACACTCAACTTGtaactctttttctctctctgtaTGTCGCTTAAAAAGCTAAGCAACTTTCTCTCATGGAGTCGCTGCTTACATCATCAAGCTTATCTctttacccttcttcttctcctctctccTTCCTTAAGCTACCTTCTTCTATCCACCACAACACGACCATCTCCTTCTCCTGTAAAGCCTCCTCGAATCCTAATCCTGATTGCAATGGGAATGATCGGTTTATCAGAACGATTAAAGGCTTGGTTTCGTCTCGGCAATGGATGTCGCGTTTTCGAGCTTACAGAGACGATACGGCAGCGTTTTCGGCCGGAGATTTGAAGCAGAACGGTGGTTTGGGGGTTGCTCTTTTGAGCATAACGGCGTCTGCTAAGGTGAAGATCAGTCCTTTCGTGGCGACGCTCTCGGCGAATCCGACGTTCGTGTCGGCTGTGTTCGCGTGGTTCTTTGCGCAGACGAGTAAAATGGTTATTAACTTCTTCATTGAGAGGAAATGGGATTTGAGTTTGTTGTTTGCTTCTGGTGGGATGCCTTCTTCTCACTCGGCTCTGTGTATGGCCTTGACGACCTCCGTTGCGCTTTGTCATGGCGTTGCGGACTCGTTGTTTCCCGTTTGTTTGGGGTTTAGCTTGATTGTCATGTATGATGCTATTGGTGTTAGACGTCATGCCGGTATGCAAGCTGAGGTAATGACTAATGTTGTCTTTTGTGGATCTTGTTTTATGACTAATGTTTGTCTTTTGGTGATCATGTCAGGTTCTGAATTTGATCATAAGGGACTTGTTTGAAGGACATCCCATTAGTCAAAGAAAGTTAAAAGAGTTGCTTGGTCACACTCCTTCGCAGGTTCTTGCGGGAGCATTGGTTGGTGTTGTGATTGCTTGCTTTTGTTGCCAAGGCCCACCTCGTCTCAACCTAAGATCTCATTAAgttttgtgattgttttttttttttcttattcggTTCAAGTTCTGTattagcagaaaaaaaaaactctgtgATTTGAGTATTGCTTAGCAACATGATTTGGCTAAGATTTGTAGTTGTATCATATGTTGTGTTCAGCTATAGAGAGAACTCTTGGAAATGCCAATGATACCTTTGTTTCATGTGCCTctcttttctctgtttttttccgGTTTGGTAATTAACTATTTAAACTCTCAATGACATGATAACAATGGTGTTAGTTTTTAAGACAAGTTTGGGATACAAGCTCCTCCACTTTGCTGTTGTTCTTTCCAAATTCTTCCAGTGACTGGCAGTTTCAGCTCTTTCCTGTCTCCACCTGAGAAGAAAAGAGCCATGTTCCTCTGTATAATTAGACCATCATGACTGTCTCCCACTTCTAAACTGTAATTGTAGTTCCGTGCTCTTTAATATGTGTAGAGAGATGGAAGATTCAAAAACATTGATCTCGCAGTCAAAGAGCAAGACCTTAATGACTCTTAAACAAATCATCATAACAGATTTAAGTTTATATAGATGATTATGAAGTATGAATCATATGTAGTCTTACCCTACTTAACATCCATGTGGCATTATTGACTTAATTCACTTGGATTAGACTTGACATAGCGATGGAGAAAAGGTAACCGGTTCGAGGaaatatgatctgaatatctcGCCGCCGATTTAAAGTTTGTGTATgggctttgtttttttttgttatgggTCGTTTACAACATGTAAGTCAACTGGGCTTCTTGTGAGCTGTAAATAAATACAACTGGGACATTGTCTACTAATCTACTCTAGTCTATGAGTGAATTACCTATAATCGAACCATCTCTCATTAATAAgtactaaaagtctaaaactcGTCCCCATTTGGTCCTTACCCGTCTCAATAATTGTCaccctttttagttttttacaTTCATAACTGTTTGTGAAATATTCTAACATTCCATTTTCAgaataataatatgattaattactTGGAATTTCTAACATAGAGTTTTATGCTTTTATATCTCTGTGTTTAGTTTAACAGAAAAAAactattgttatatttttttttttttttgaaagaggactttactttaaatttaaatggCCATGAAGGCAGTCACTTTGGATGGAGCCCATTACATCAAGCTTTCCAAAAGATTATAAAGTTGGGCTTAGCCCTTAAAGAAATACAATTGAACCCATAGTGAAAGATGTGAAGAGACGGACGAAAGAAGTCGATGCTTTCAGCTTTGAAACCACCGCTGGAGCATTTTTGAGGAGAGAGATGGGTTTCCTTCTCTGATCCCTGAAACTCTGTTCCTGATGAGAAGATCTGCCTGCTTTGCCAAAGAGGAGATTGATCGATATTGTTGTCGATGGATCCTGCTATTCCTCTCA
The nucleotide sequence above comes from Brassica napus cultivar Da-Ae chromosome A9, Da-Ae, whole genome shotgun sequence. Encoded proteins:
- the LOC106363657 gene encoding RING-H2 finger protein ATL22-like, with translation MYIIYCSDFFYEFISSNKNSYTYPLVPCHIMAFSKQTPLLLLLLFIFFIFPLLNASHPNPCYTSTCGRGNIDVRFPFWLSPKQPESCGDTGFKLLCTDRNETALENPKSKPFIVQEIDYRRQRIRLSDPDSCLARQLLSFNASGSPFFLFLPRSYTVLICPKDENVAPSFRSIQCLGNSTSSFFVTELEQVSSMPSSCHVFKTLHLPYSFHADINQQYLWLKWDSPDCGYCERSGSRCGFINNTTRQVQCFSSVNSGLHNTSLQVLKIICLSLMGPLIALSFCVGLVFCSSERVSSQIQHAMAVTPEPSSDVQVITRTGLDESTIESYKKVELGESKRLPTGSNDVVCSICLSEYATKETVRCLPECEHCFHAECIDAWLKLHNSCPVCRSNPSPAREGCN
- the LOC106368486 gene encoding uncharacterized membrane protein YuiD-like, translating into MESLLTSSSLSLYPSSSPLSFLKLPSSIHHNTTISFSCKASSNPNPDCNGNDRFIRTIKGLVSSRQWMSRFRAYRDDTAAFSAGDLKQNGGLGVALLSITASAKVKISPFVATLSANPTFVSAVFAWFFAQTSKMVINFFIERKWDLSLLFASGGMPSSHSALCMALTTSVALCHGVADSLFPVCLGFSLIVMYDAIGVRRHAGMQAEVLNLIIRDLFEGHPISQRKLKELLGHTPSQVLAGALVGVVIACFCCQGPPRLNLRSH